Below is a genomic region from Homo sapiens chromosome X, GRCh38.p14 Primary Assembly.
ccccctgccccgccccaccccacccccacggCCCTCCAGCCACTTCTAGGCCCAGGCCTGCTCCCTCGAGGCCAATGGGAAAGTGATGAGGTCACCTGACGGACGTGTGTCCCTTGTGAGGGGCCGTCACCACATGCGTGCCCGTCGCCGGATGTGCGTGCCCATTGGTCTCGGCTCCCTAGCCAATGAGGGGCTGGGCCCTGGTCGCTAGGATACACAGTACTGGACGCGGTAACTGTCCTCTTGAGAGCCATCTTGCCTAGCTGGGCCAAGCCGAGATAGCACACTCAACGCCCAGCATGCCGAGGAGGAGGAGACGCCGAGGGTCCTCCGGTGCTGGCGGCCGGGGGCGGACCTGCTCTCGCACCGTCCGAGCGGAGCTTTCGTTTTCAGTGAGCCAGGTGGAGCGCAGTCTACGGGAGGGCCACTACGCTCAGCGCCTGAGTCGCACGGCGCCGGTCTACCTCGCTGCGGTTATTGAGTACCTGACGGCCAAGGTCCCGGAGCTGGCGGGCAACGAGGCCCAGAACAGCGGAGAGCGGAACATCACTCCCCTGctgctggacatggtggttcacaacGACAGGCTACTGAGCACCCTTTTCAACACGACCACCATCTCTCAAGTGGCCCCTGGCGAGGACTAGCTTCTGACACCCGGCCCCTGGGACCTGACAGGTCCACTCGTCCACCCACCCGGCCCCAAATCCCCCGGCCTGAACCCCCGGCCTTAAACACCCTCCCCCCACAACCCAGGCCCCAAAGTCTTGGGCCTTCATTAATTCTGTCAATAAAATGTTTCAAGGAAGCCATCTGCCCGCTTCAGTCACTTTgccttggggtgggggtgggggggcggtgaGATGGGTTGGGGGGTTGTGAGACCTCCACAGCTGGAGGGATGGAGAGGTGGTGGGGGTCTGGGGTTGGGTGGGAGCCAGGGATGGCACAGAGGAGCAGTCTCTCCGGGTGACAGTGCAGGGGAGTGGCCCTGGGTGGGAAGGGGACACCCCCGCTGGTTCTGAGCAAGTCAGGGCCTGCCCGGGAAAGTCCTCAGCATGATGGTGTTCGTTGGGGCGGGTGGGCCTCAAGACCATGACTGCAGTGTTGCGACAGGACGGACTTCTAAGGCAACCGGGGTGGGGACGGAGAGGTGGACCCGGTGCTTGGCAAGGGGCCCTGGACCGGAAGACGGAGGACTGAGTAgtcggggcggggggggggggggacaaCAGTCTAGAAATGCGCAGACATGGAATTAGGGTCACGAGTTTCGTTTGGGTCATGTTCAGATGGAGAGGCTGTGGGATGCCTTTAGCAACCTAGACCACTTGCATTGCAGCCGAGCTAGCAGCAGCTGGTGCCCCGCCAGGCCCCGCGTACCTTCCCAGGGTCTTGGATCCGCATCCCCGAGACCCTCGATTTGCATACGCCGCTCACAGCCCGGCCAGGCCCCGCCTCCGATCCCGCTCTTTGCACCTCATCAGGGCAAGGGGCAGGCTCGGGCTGGGGAGCCGGCGCGGGCACGGCGGCAGCCCGCCGAGGGGGACGCAGGGCACGTcgccccgccccggcccgccCGCCAGCTGCGGCGGCGCGTCGGGAAGTGCTTGGGGCGGCGAGCATGGCGGCAGCGGCTGCAGGCctgggcggcggcggcgccggcCCGGGACCCGAGGCCGGGGACTTCCTGGCCCGCTACCGGCTGGTATCGAACAAGCTGAAGAAGCGGTTCCTGCGGAAGCCGAACGTGGCGGAGGCCGGCGAGCAGTTCGGACAGCTGGGCCGGGAGCTGCGCGCCCAGGAGTGTCTGCCCTACGCGGCCTGGTGCCAGCTGGCGGTGGCGCGCTGCCAGCAGGCGCTCTTCCACGGGCCCGGGGAGGCGCTGGCCCTCACCGAGGCCGCCCGCCTCTTCCTGCGGCAGGAGCGCGACGCGCGCCAGCGCCTGGTCTGCCCCGCCGCCTACGGGGAGCCGCTGCAGGCCGCCGCCAGCGCCCTGGGCGCCGCGGTGCGTCTGCACCTCGAGCTGGGCCagccggccgccgccgc
It encodes:
- the H2AB1 gene encoding histone H2A-Bbd type 1, which encodes MPRRRRRRGSSGAGGRGRTCSRTVRAELSFSVSQVERSLREGHYAQRLSRTAPVYLAAVIEYLTAKVPELAGNEAQNSGERNITPLLLDMVVHNDRLLSTLFNTTTISQVAPGED